The following DNA comes from Streptomyces sp. NBC_00690.
CCGGCGTTGACGCCGGGCGGGCTGCCCCGCCCCCGGGTGGCCGGGCGCTGACCTGCGGGTCAGCGCACCCACTCACGGTCGGGAGCCTGCCGCCCTGGCGAAACGAGCCTCAGGGCCCCACCCCTTCGGGGGAGGGGCCCTGGCTGCTGTCCGGGACCATCGAGACGCGACCGCCGACAGGGGCCCATCGATGCGAACCGCCGACACGGGACCGCCGACGGGAGTCCACCCGCGCAGCGGGCCGCCTTCGCGGAGCCGCCGACCCGGGTGCGCATAGCCCGAACGGTCGCGGCCATCCGGGAAGCGGCACGGTCCACCGCCGATGAGCCCGGTACGCGGTGCACCGCCGAGTCCGGTACGCGACCCGCCCTGATCGGCACATCAACGGCTCCGAGAGCGGCGCCGCCCGTACCCGTCGTGATCGCGGGGGGCGGCGCGTGTCACACCCCTGTGTGGTTCCGCCACCCACCCTGCCGCCCTAGGGTCGAGCCATGTTCGCCGCCTACGCCGCTCGCATCGACCCCGACCATCCCCTCGACGGGCTGGAGCTCGGTGAGGTCCCCGCTCCGGAGGACCGGCCCGGCTGGACCACGATCGCCGTCAGAGCCGCCTCGCTCAACCACCACGACCTCTGGTCCCTGCGCGGCGTCGGTCTGCCCGAGGAGCGGCTGCCGATGGTCCTGGGCTGCGATGCCGCGGGGATCGACCCGGAAGGGCGCGAGGTGGTGGTCCACTCCGTCATCGGTCAGAGCGGCCACGGCGTCGGACCCGACGAGCCCCGCTCCATCCTCACCGAGCGCTATCCGGGCACGTTCGCCGAGCGGGTCTCGGTGCCCACCTGGAATGTGCTGCCCAAGCCGAAGGAGCTCTCCTTCGAAGAGGCCGCCTGTCTGCCCACGGCCTGGCTCACCGCGTACCGGATGCTGTTCACCAACGCCGGGGTGCGTCCCGGGGATTCGGTCCTCGTCCAGGGCGCCGGCGGTGGGGTCGCCACCGCGGCCATCGTCCTCGGCAAGGCGGCGGGACTGCGGATGTACGCCACCAGCCGGGACGAGGCCAAGAGGGTCCGGGCTCTTGAACTCGGCGCCGAAGAGGCGTTCGAACCGGGGGCGCGGCTACCGCACCGCGTGGATGCGGTGATCGAGACCGTTGGGGCCGCCACCTGGTCGCATTCGGTCAAGTCCCTGCGGCCCGGGGGCACCCTGGTGATCTCCGGAGCCACCAGCGGGGACCGTCCCGCGCACGCGGAGCTGACCCGCATCTTCTTCCTGGAACTGAAGGTCGTCGGCTCCACGATGGGTTCCAAGGACGAGCTCCAGGCCCTGCTCAACTTCTGTGCTGCGACGGGGGTACGGCCGGTGATCGACGACGTACTGCCGTTGGACCGGGCCCGTGAGGGCTTCGAACGGATGGCGGCGGGCGAGGTGTTCGGCAAGGTGGTGCTCAAGCCGTCCTGACCCCGGGTCCGAGAACCGTCCGTTCCGGCGCCCGGTCGGTGGCGCACCCCGAATCGCACCACCTCGGGCGCTCGTCGGACGGGCACCCGAGGCGGCACCCCGGTCCGCATGGGCCACAGCGGGCACAGAGAGCGGACCGGGGGCGGACTACTTCTTCTGGATGAGCGCGGCCACGATGTGGGCCGCCGCCGCGGACAAGTGCCGACGGGCGGTGGCCAATTGCGGCTCGGTCACGCCGTGGTCCTTGGCCGCATCGCGGATGTCGTCACGGAAGCGGTCCAACAGCCGCTCCAGGTCCCGGGCCGGGTCGCCCGTGGACGGGGTGTCCCTCAGCCACTCCTCGTCCGGAGAGCTCGGCCGAGGTGGTGCGGGCGGTGCGGGCGGTGCGGGCGGTGTGGGCGGTGGAGTGGGACTGGGAGTCGGGGGAGGCGTCGGTGGATCCTCCGGCGCGGAGGGCATCCCCGCATTCCTCGCCAACCCACTCAGCTGGGAGGTCAGTTCCGACAGGCCCTCGCGCAGGCCCGTCGGCCAGTCCCCGCGGGCGAAGTGGTCCTGCACCTGGTCCTGCACCTGCTTGGCGATGCGCTGCACATCGTCCCGCGCCTTCTCGTGGGCCTCCTTGGCCTGACGGCGGGCCCGTTGGGCGTCCTCCCGGGCGCGGCGGGCCTGCTCCTGCCACTCGTGGGTTGTCTTGGCCCACTCCTCCTTCTCCTGGGTGTGCGAGGTGCGCGCCCTGGAGGTCGCGGCCCGCACTTCGCTGCGCAGCTTGCCCGCGGCGCCGCGCACATCGTCGCGGATCTCCGCGGCGAGTTCGGACACGGACTCCCGGATCTCCAACTCCAGATCGGCCAGTTCGCCGCTGCGCCCCGCCAGTTCCGCCCGCCCCGCCTCGGTGAGCGAGTAGACCTTGCGTCCCCCTTCGGTGGCGTGGGTGACGAGCCCTTCGGCCTCCAGTTTGGCGAGCCTGGGGTAGACCGTTCCCGCGGACGGCGCGTACAGACCGTGGAAGCGCTCCTCCAGCAGGCGGATCACCTCGTACCCGTGGCGGGGCGATTCGTCCAGGAGCTTCAGCAAGTACAGGCGCAGTCGGCCGTGGGCGAATACGGGAGGCATGTCAGAACACCTTTCCGGTGTCGGTGGGGTCAGCGTCATCCGCGCTCGCGGTGGGAGGTGGGTCCGCGGGGGCTTCGGATGCCTCGGACGGCCTGCGGAGCAGGGCGATGGAGCCTGACATGGTGGTCGCCTTGAGCTTGCCCGTCCCCGAGCCCAAGGTGCCGGTGATCTTCTTGGCGCCCCACTGCCCGCTGACCCGGAGGTCCTCGAAGGCGTTGGAGACCGCACCGCTGGCCGTGTTGGCATCCACCTGGGCGTCAGCGGGGTGCGGCAGCCTGATCGCCACTTCCCCGGAGACCGTCGTCAGGCTGACGTCGGTCGGGACCGCCGTACCGTCGTCGTGTGCGGCGAGGTCCACCAGCATGTCCCCGCTGACCGTGTTGGCCCGTACCCGGGAGCCGGCTCCGCCTTCGATGACGGTCAGATGACCTGACACGGACTGGTAGCGCAGTCGGCCGGTGACGCCCTGGGTCTCCAGATTGCCCGATACGGTCTCGGCCACGACGTCGCCCGCGAGTCGGACGAGGGTGGCGTCCCCGTGGACGCTGCGGACGGAGGTCGCACCCTGGACACCGGAGATCACCGCTCCCGCGCCGACCACCCCGACCTCCACGGTGGCGCCGAGCGGCACCGCGAGCGAGACGACGGCGTCACGGTGCCAGCCCTTGCGGTCGAGCCACTTGAGCCAGTTGTGCCAGGGCAGGTCCTCGTAGGCGATGGTGAGGGTGGAGCCCTCCTGGGTCACCTTCAGCGCGGGTCCGTCGAGCTGGGTGACCTCCAGCCGGGCCGAGTCGCCGTCCGTCCCCACGACATTGACCGCTCCATTGACGACCCGCACTTTGAGTGCGGTCACGGGCCCGTCAAAGGCGAGCTTCTGCGGCTCCTTGACCTCCCACGTCGACACCGCCATGACGCTGACCTCCCCATCGGCCGTGACGCAACATATCGCGTCTTCCGCTAGATACGATATATCGCGAGCGGTGGGTGTCAAGGTCCGCTCCTCCGACCATTGGAGGCGCGTACCGGGTCATGAACGGACGAACTGGCCTAGCGTGAGAGGCATGAACGCGACACCCACCGGTGCACTGCTGCTGTGCCGGGCCGAACCCTTCGCCGCACGGCCCCCGGCGCAGTTGCTGCGCGAACAGCTCCTGCTGGCCCCCGCCGGCGAGGGCTGGAGCGTTCTCGTACCGGAAGGAAGGCCCTGGCGGGACAGCGGTGAGTCCGTGGAGCGGGTCCTCGCCGGCTGGGCCTCCGCGATGGCGATCGGCACCAGCGGGCCCGTGGTCGCCCTGTGGTGGGACGGCGAGCGTGCGGGAACCACCCTGGCCTCCGGATTTCGCCGTCAGGTCGGCTATGTGTGGCTGGCGGACGGCACCGCCGTCGGTGAGGACGAGGCGATGCGGACCTTCGCCTCCCGCCTCGGCCTCGATCCCGTACTGGACGTCCAGTCGCTCGAACCGCTCACCCGCCCCGACCCCGAATCCGACGCGCGCTCGCGGCTGCTCGGACTGATCGCCGTGCTCTCCCGGGCCGGACTCGAACTGCCACCCGGACTCGCCCCGGGTGAATCCGCCGGCCAGCTCCGGGCCACTGCCCAGGCGCACGGTGCCCAGACCGTCCAGTGGGCCGGCTGGCGCGGTGCGGTACGGGCCGAGATCCAGGCCGTCGAGGACGGGCTTGACCACTGGCTGGGCACCTCCCGCCAGCAGCCGTCCGCCCGGGCGTTCGCGGCCCTGCAACTGGGCGCAGGGGTGCCGCTCGCGCTGTGGGGCCTGCGTCGGCGCAGCGCCGGATGGGTGGTCGCCGGCGGGCTTCTGATCGCCTACGGGTGCGGGGGGCTGGCAAGGGGACCGGGCGGCGAGCGACACGACGACAGCACAACGGCAGACACAACGGCAGAACAGCACGACTGACGGAAAGCGCGACGCACGAACAGCACGGAACAGCACGAACAGCACGACGGCGACGCGCCCCGGTGGCCGACGCCCGGCGCACTTTCGGCCGCTACGGAGGGCCGCTAGCAGGGTGCCCAGCGCGCGGTCGTGTCCGCTGCCCGTACCGCTCTACTCGTTGTCGTTTCCAGTCGCCCCTGGTCGTCACCAGTCACGCGCTACGCCTCACCGGTCACCGGTCATTCGTCACTCGTCTTCATCGTCGTCGTCCAGCCGCGCCAGCCAGGTGGCCAGCCGTTCCACCGGCACCTCGAAGTCGGGGTTGAGGTCGACGAAGGTGCGCAACTGTTCGGCCAGCCACTCGAAGGTGACCTCTTCCTGGCCGCGCCGCTTCTCCAGCTCCTCGATGCCGCGATCGGTGAAGTACAAGACATGCTCCTGGGGCTAACGGGGGACTACCTCATCAGACTACGGCGATTGCCTACGGCCCAGGAGGCCGGACCGGCGGACCCGTGACGACCGGCCGGCCACCGAGAAGCGGGGGACCCGTGAACGGACGCATCCAACAGATCGAACTGCCCGGGGGGGCCGTCGTGCACGCCCGGCTGTCCGCTCCCGGAGGGGGGTACTGGGAGGACGAGGAGGACGTGGGCGTGGGGGAGCAGGCCGTCGCCCGGGTCCGGCAGCTGCGGGAGCTGATAGCCGGCATCGGCGACTCGGTCCTCCAGGCGGCAGCCGCCGCCGGCCCGGACGAGGCGAGCGTCACCTTCGGGATCGAGCTGACTGCCAAGTCCGGAGCGGCACTGGCCGTCCTGGCCACCGGGGAGAGCAAGGCGTCGGTCCAGGTCTCCTTGACGTGGTACCTCCACGGTCAGCAACCCGGCCACCCCCACGGGCGGTTTCCGGGGCCGGGCCACCCGGACGCACCCCCCGGCCCGTCCCCGTCCCCGTTCCCGTCTCCTTCGCCTTCGCCTTCGCCCGGCTCGGACGGGCAGGGCACACCCGTCCCGCCTCCCGCCGCACCGCCACAGCCGCCGAACGCCCCACCCCAGCGGTCCGATCCCGTACCGGCACCGCCCCGACACCCGCCCGCCCCCACCACTCCCATCAGCCCCCCATGTCCCCCCACGGTCACGTGAACGCCTCGGAGTCCGGGTCCGACCCCGTCATCGACGCCCTCGCTCGCGCCGCCACCGTCCAGTTGCGCGCCTCGGACGAGCAGGGTGGCGCATGCTGGGGCACCGGGTTCTTCGTCGCCCCCGGTCGGCTCCTCACCTGCGCCCACGTCCTCGCACCCCACCTCAGGGGCGCCATCGACCGGGTCTTCTGGGTCGCCGGCAGCGAGGTCAACGGCGGTGAGCCGCTGCCCGCCCGACTGGACGCCTGGTTACTCGACGGCCCCGCCAGACCCGAGGTGCGGGTGCCCGTCGAACAGGATCTGGCCCTCGTGCGACTGCTGGACGCGGCGGTGGAACACGAGTGCGTATGGCTGACCGACCGCACCGACTACCCCGGCGGTCGCGGCGTCGTCCAGGGCTATCACCCCGACACCGCCGACCCGGGCTCTCGGCGTGCCGTCCGCTGGAAGGCGACCGTACGGATCAACGGCTTCGACGACGACCACGGTCTGCGCTTTCGACCCGAGGCCGAGTTCCCCAAGGGCGGCTCGGGATCGCCCGTCCTCGACGCCCACACCGGAGCGGTCGTCGGCCTGTTGAAGTCGCGGCGCGTCGGCAAGGACGGCGGAACGGCCATCGCGGCCACCGCCCTGCGCCGGTTCGGCGCCCGCTACCAGCAGCTGATGGCCGACCACGACCGCTGGCACGGCCAGTCCCCGAAGATCACCGGGCACAACTGGATCGAGCGTCAACACCAACTCCCCGGCTCCGGAATCCACACCGGCGGCGACCAGTGGAGCCCCCGGGACCGGCGCGAAGCCCTCTCCCAACTCGCCGCCATGACCGCCCCCGACGGCATCAGACCGGTCGCCGCACTCGCCAGGAAGGCCCGCGGCGACATCCCCCCACCACCGGGGCAACTGCCCCCCTACACCTGGCGGGACGGGCACGGACTGCTGTACGAGGCCGGACAGCCGGTCGCCGCCATCGCAGCGCTGCACTACCTCCAACTGGTGGCCGAGTACGAGCGACTGCGCGGCGGTGACCCGACGGCCCTGGTGGGCTGGGTGGCGCAACGACTCCAGGAGGTGCCCCGCATCGTCCACACCGTCGTCACCCAGGCCACGCTGCCGCCCGCACTCCGCCATGTTCCAGCCCCCCTCGGTCAGCGGCCCGCCGTCGCCCGCTATCCCCGCGTCGGGGACGGCCGGGCCGTCGTCGTCGTCGAACTCGAACCCGTCATCGACGCCCGCGCCCCGCGCTTCTACTGGCGCATCCGCGTCGACGACGGCCACGGCGTCGATGAGCCGCTCCACGAGGAGCAACACGGCGACGGCGTACCGCCCGAGCGGTTGATCCAGCGGCTGCGCACCCCCCTCGCGGAGATCTTCGCCACCGTGGACGCGCCCGGTGCACCCGCACCCCTGGAAGTCGCCCTCCCCGCCGACCGCTTCGACACCGCCGTACACCGCTGGCAACTCACCGAAATGGCCCGCTTGCACTATCCCGCGCAGGTCGGCGTGCGGCGGACCGTGGTGCTGCGCGACATATCCCGACGGGGAGATCCCGACGAGCGATGGCGGCAGCGCTGGGAGGCACTGGAGCGCGCCGGCACACCCACGGCCCACCGCACGCCCCCGGTGCGACAGGTGCCCCGGGCCCGGCACTTCGACGCCCTGGCGCCGTCAGCGGTGCCCGTCCTGTGCAGACCCGTGGGCAGCGGCGTCGGACGACGGGCCATCGGCCTGGCGCTCACCGCCGGATACGGCATCGCCCTCTGGCACACCGACGGCCACCCCGAGTACGGCTGCACCGAGACCTGCGACCGCTTCCACGACGGCGCCGCCCTCCTGCTGGCACAGGCGGGTGACGCACATGAACTACCCGAGCGCCTACGACGCCTCAGGGACGACATCAGCGGCTCGCGGAACAGCAGGCACTGGGCCGAGGGTGCGGCCATGCTCTACGACGACCCCGGCCGTCCGCTGCCCGCCGACGAAGGCGACCCGCTGGACTCGCCCTGATCCGCGGGCGCTCGTCGCCGAATCCGCCATCACCCGCCGTCCACGACTTGTCATGGGACGGCGGGGCACTGGGTACATATTCCGCGTTGCCCGCCACGGCCCCCGGGCCGCCGCTAAGGAGCGAGCGATGGACGACTGGCTGATCTACCGGGGCACGGGAGCCCCCGACCCCGACCGCATTGCGTCGCTCCCCCCGCCCCCGCCCTGGCGCGCCTTCTGCGGCGAGCCGCTACCGGATGCCGCGCCCCCCATCGAAGCCTCCTCGCTCCGACGGCTGGGCAACCGCATCGAGACACCCCCCGCGCAGGACGCCGAAGCGCTCCAACTGATCAACGCCGCCCTCTATCTGCGCCGCCCCCTCCTAGTCACCGGCGAACCCGGCTCGGGGAAGTCCACCCTCGCCCACTCCATCGCCTACGAACTCGGCCTCGGTCGCGTCCTCCAATGGCCCATCGTCAGCCGCACCGAACTCACGGACGGCCTCTACACCTACGACGCCATCGGCCGCCTCCACGATGCCCAACTCGCCGAACGCCACGACCCCTCGCACAGCGACGACATCGGGCGGTACATCAGACTCGGGCCGCTCGGTACCGCGCTCCTGCCCGCGACCCGACCCCGCGTCCTGCTCATCGACGAACTCGACAAGAGCGACATCGACCTCCCCAACGATCTGCTCAATGTGGTGGAGGAGGGCGAGTTCGCCCTGCCCGAACTGGAACGGATCGCCGACAGGCCCGGCCACGACGAGGTCCGCGTGCTCACCGACGACGGCCGCCGCGTCCCCGTGCACGGCGGACGGGTGCGCTGCCACGCCTTTCCCCTGGTGGTGATGACGAGCAACGGCGAACGGGACTTCCCCGCCCCCTTGCTGCGCCGCTGCATCCGACTCCACCTCGACCCGCCGCGCGACGAACGACTGGCCGCCATGGTGCAGGCCCACTTCGGCTCGGGCTCGGACGAACGCAACCTCGATCTGATCGGCCACTTCACCAGCGAGGACGGCGACGGCGAACTACGCCCCACCGACCAGCTCCTGAACGCCATCTACCTCACCCAGCACACGGTGCGCACGGAGCCCGGACGCCGTGAGGAGATCGCCGACCTCCTGATGCGGCCCCTCGACACCAGGCACGGGTGACGCCATGGGCCCATCCCGAAGGTCCCGGGACCCCGCGCCGCCTCCCCACCCCCGAGGCACCCCGGCTCCGGACGCGGACCCGCCTGCGGACGGGGTGCGGTCGCCGGACACCCTGCACACCGTTCTGACCGCCCTGGCCACCAGGCTCCGCGCAGCGGACCTCGCCCCCACCGCGAAGGAACTCGCCGACGCGCTGTGGCTCGCCCGCCACACCCCCGCCATCGGGCTCCGTCCGTTCCCCGCCGTCCCTCCGCCCGACCGTCCGGACGACCGCCCCGCGGCCACCGAACCCGGGGTGCCCCCGGCGACGGACGCCCATGGCGCGGACGAAGACTGCCGTGCAGCGGGATGCACCGCCGAGCCCCAGCCCTCCCGCACCACCAGCCTCTACGGCCCCGCGCCTGTGGAGAGCACCCCGACCACCCCGGCCAGTGAGGCACGACGTCGGATATCCGTCCCCCATCCCGCGGTCCTGCCCGACCCGCTGGCCCTGGAACGCTCACTGCGCCCCCTCCAGCGCTACCGTCCGCCCACCCGCCCGGAGCGCCGTGCGCTCGACGAGACCGCCACCGCCGAGCGCGCCGCCGACACCGGGCTCGTCGTCCCCGTGTTCGCCGCCCGACGCAGGCGCGAGGCCCACCTCGCCCTCGTCATGGACGACTCCAGCTCCACGGTCGTGTGGCGCGGCGCCTTCGAGGAGCTCCGGCAGATCTGCGAACGCGCCGGCGCCTTCCGTGACATCACCGTCCACCACATCGATCCGCACGCCCCCCTGCCCGCCGATCTCTCGGACCCCTCGGGCCGCAGACTCACCCTGGTGCTCAGCGACTGCGTCGGCCCCCTGTGGCGCAGCGGGCGCATCCAACAGCTCCTCCACACCTGGGCGGCGACCGCGCCCGTCGCCGTCGTCCAACCGCTGCCCCAACGGATGTGGGCACGCACCCACCTCCCGGCCCGCCCCGGAGTGCTACGGCGGCGCGAGGGGCCCGCGGGTCGGATGGAGTTCACCGCACGGGGCGCCGCCCGCGCCCTCGTCCCTCCCGCGGGCGCCATCCCCATCCCCGTGCTCGCCCCGCGCCGCTCGTCGTTCGAGGCTTGGACCCGGCTGGTCACCGGAGCCACCGGGCAGACCCTGCCGGCCGCCGCGGCCCTGGTCCTGCGGCGCCACCCGCCCGCTCCGGAGCGCCCCCGTACCGCGGGCGACCTCGTACCCGCCGAACGCGTACGGGCCTTTCGCAAGCACGCCTCGCCGGCCGCCGCGCAACTCGCCGTCTATCTGGCCGCCGTCCCCCTGATGCTGCCGGTGATGCAACTCGTCCAGCGCGCCATGCTCGTGCGCAGCGGCCCGGACGTCCTGGCCGAAGTGCTGCTCAGCGGACTGCTGCGGCGCGATGACAGTGGCCCCACCGAAGCCGAGGGCGGCCCCGCGTACGCCTTCCTCGACGGCGTACGGGACGAACTGCTGGGCCAACTCGGCGCCAGCAGCGCAGCCCTGGTGCTCAAGCACTGCTCCGACTACATCGAGGCGCGCTACGGACGGACCGTACGCAACTTCCCGGCGCTCGCGGCGGCCTTCCTCGCCGGCGCGGTACCCGCACCCACCCCGGTCGACCCGGCGGCCCTGTCCCGGCTCGCCGACCAGGACGGCCCGGGCCTCTGGGCCTTCGCCCAGGTCTCCACGCAGGTCCTGCGCCGCCTCGGCACCCCACCGCCCTCGACGGTCCCCGACAGCCTGACCCACAACGGCCCGGCCGCCCTGGTCGCCAAGGCCCGCGCCGCCTACACCCACTTCGGCGAGCATGGCACCGTACGCGATCTGGACACCGCGATCCGACTGCTCGGCTCCGCCACCCAGGAGGAACGACGCACCACCGAACGGGCCGCGCTCTTCGAGGAACTCGGCGAGGCCCTGTTGCGGCGCTGGCTGGTCCGGCCACTGCCGGAAGACCTCATCGCCGCCCTGGACGCCGCCCAGAGCGCCATCTCCGACGGTCCCCCGAGGGCGCATCTCACCCTCGCCCGGGTGCTGCACGCCATGGCGGAGGAGGTGGCGACGGGACGCCTCGACTCCAAGCTCGTACCGGAGTGGGTCTGGGTCCAGGCCGGAGCGTCCGACGAGCCCGCCCGGCGCATGCAGTCGGTGGCCGCGGTGCTGCTCTCCGCCGCCGACAGCAGCCTGGCCGAACTGACCGTGCCCCCCGAGCGCTACGACCGCCGCTATGAGGACATCGCGGTGGCCGCGGCGACCACCCGCATCCGCGTCCTGCGCCGGCTCGCCGCCCTGGGCGCACCGCACGGCACACGACCCCCCGCGGCGCCGCAGGACCCCGCCACGACGACTGGCGGGCCGCCGTCCCGATCCCGCCGTGAGGACCTGCCCCAGACGGCCAGACAGCCGCAGGCCACCCCGGGGGAGTGGTTCACCGCCACCCTGTGGATCGCCGTCGGTGTCGTCCAACGGCTCCTCGACCGGGCCGCCGACACCCAGGAGACCTATCCCGACGGCGATACCGAACTCCCGTCGTCCGAGCGTCGCGAACCCGCACTGCTGCTGCGCGGCGGGCTCCTCCTCGACCTCGCCCGCCACCACCGCGGCGACGGCCCCGTACGACCGACGGCCGTGGACCCGGCGACCGCCCGTGAGTACGCGGAACGAGCGGGCGAGGACCTCCACGCCGGCATCGACGGCATGGACTGGGACGCCGTCGACGGGCGCGAGCTGTGCCGGGCCTGGTTGGACTACGCCGACGCCATCGAACTCGCCGCCGACCTCCTCGACGACGACGCCAGACTGCGCATCCTCCAGGCCCTCGACCAGGCCCGCCGCGCCGTCGGCCGGGACGAGCGGGCACGGGCCGGCATCCTGTTGCGCATGGCCAGGCTGTTGGAGCAGCGCTACCTCTCCACCGGCAGTTGGGCCCACCGCGACTCGGCCGTCGCTGCCTGGACCGAGGCCCTGCCCCTGCTGGCCCGGCGCGATCCGGCCCGGCCTGCCGTCCTCACCTCCCTCGGACGACAGTTGACGGAACGGGGCGTCGACAAGGACACGGCCGACGACGTCCACGCCGCGGTACGGGCCCTGCGCACCGCGATCGAGGCCACCGGACCGGCCGACCCCGAGCTACCGCGGCGGCGAGCGCTGCTGGGACAGGCGTACATCGAGCGTTTCCGCGCCGACGGGAAGCCCGCCGACCTCCAGTTGGCGGACTGGGCGCTCGGCGCAGCCGCCCGTACCGTCGACGATCCGGAACTGGCCGCGTACGCCTGGTGGTACCGGGCCCTGTGCTCCGCCTTGCTCGCCCGGCACGCCGATTCGCCCACCCGACTCCAGTCCGCGGTCGACTACTGCCATCGAGCCCAACGCGGGCCCACCGGGCTGTTGGAGACGGCCGTGATGACCCAGTGGGCCCGCGCGGGGCGACTGGAGCGCACCTCGGGCCCCGAGCGGGCGCTGAACGAGCACCGGGCGGTACTGGCGCTGTTGTCCGCCGCGGGCATCAAGACCGGTACTGGCCTGCTCCGCAGGGAAGTCGCGCGGCTGGAAGCGGCGGCGCGCTGAAATCCCGCGGCCCCGCGTTCCAGTAGCCCGGTCCCCATGGCACCCGGGCACGAGCGAGGGGCCCGCCCCGCGCCTGTGCGCGGAACGGGCCCCTCGAACATCAGCCGTCAACCATCAGCCAGGCCCCGGCGAGCCGGAGCACCGGATCAGGCGTCGAAGACCTCGTTCACCAACTGCTGCTGCTCCGCCTGGTGACGCTTGGCGGAACCCACCGCCGGCGACGAGCCGTGCGGACGCGAGATGCGCCGCAGCCGCTCGCCGTGCGGAATGTCCGCGCCGACGGCCAGATCGAGGTGGTCGATCAGGTTCAGCGCGATGAACGGCCACGCACCCTGGTTCGCCGGCTCCTCCTGCGCCCACAGGTACTTCGCGGCGTTCGGGAACTTGGCGATCTCGGCCTGGAGCTCCGCACCCGGCAGCGGGTACAGCCGCTCCAGACGGATGATCGCCGTGTCCGTGATACCGCGCTTGTTCCGCTCGGCGTCCAGGTCGTAGTAGACCTTGCCGGA
Coding sequences within:
- a CDS encoding zinc-binding dehydrogenase, whose product is MFAAYAARIDPDHPLDGLELGEVPAPEDRPGWTTIAVRAASLNHHDLWSLRGVGLPEERLPMVLGCDAAGIDPEGREVVVHSVIGQSGHGVGPDEPRSILTERYPGTFAERVSVPTWNVLPKPKELSFEEAACLPTAWLTAYRMLFTNAGVRPGDSVLVQGAGGGVATAAIVLGKAAGLRMYATSRDEAKRVRALELGAEEAFEPGARLPHRVDAVIETVGAATWSHSVKSLRPGGTLVISGATSGDRPAHAELTRIFFLELKVVGSTMGSKDELQALLNFCAATGVRPVIDDVLPLDRAREGFERMAAGEVFGKVVLKPS
- a CDS encoding helix-turn-helix transcriptional regulator, which encodes MPPVFAHGRLRLYLLKLLDESPRHGYEVIRLLEERFHGLYAPSAGTVYPRLAKLEAEGLVTHATEGGRKVYSLTEAGRAELAGRSGELADLELEIRESVSELAAEIRDDVRGAAGKLRSEVRAATSRARTSHTQEKEEWAKTTHEWQEQARRAREDAQRARRQAKEAHEKARDDVQRIAKQVQDQVQDHFARGDWPTGLREGLSELTSQLSGLARNAGMPSAPEDPPTPPPTPSPTPPPTPPAPPAPPAPPRPSSPDEEWLRDTPSTGDPARDLERLLDRFRDDIRDAAKDHGVTEPQLATARRHLSAAAAHIVAALIQKK
- a CDS encoding DUF4097 family beta strand repeat-containing protein — its product is MAVSTWEVKEPQKLAFDGPVTALKVRVVNGAVNVVGTDGDSARLEVTQLDGPALKVTQEGSTLTIAYEDLPWHNWLKWLDRKGWHRDAVVSLAVPLGATVEVGVVGAGAVISGVQGATSVRSVHGDATLVRLAGDVVAETVSGNLETQGVTGRLRYQSVSGHLTVIEGGAGSRVRANTVSGDMLVDLAAHDDGTAVPTDVSLTTVSGEVAIRLPHPADAQVDANTASGAVSNAFEDLRVSGQWGAKKITGTLGSGTGKLKATTMSGSIALLRRPSEASEAPADPPPTASADDADPTDTGKVF
- a CDS encoding DUF6104 family protein; protein product: MYFTDRGIEELEKRRGQEEVTFEWLAEQLRTFVDLNPDFEVPVERLATWLARLDDDDEDE
- a CDS encoding CU044_2847 family protein, translated to MNGRIQQIELPGGAVVHARLSAPGGGYWEDEEDVGVGEQAVARVRQLRELIAGIGDSVLQAAAAAGPDEASVTFGIELTAKSGAALAVLATGESKASVQVSLTWYLHGQQPGHPHGRFPGPGHPDAPPGPSPSPFPSPSPSPSPGSDGQGTPVPPPAAPPQPPNAPPQRSDPVPAPPRHPPAPTTPISPPCPPTVT
- a CDS encoding VMAP-C domain-containing protein, with the translated sequence MSPHGHVNASESGSDPVIDALARAATVQLRASDEQGGACWGTGFFVAPGRLLTCAHVLAPHLRGAIDRVFWVAGSEVNGGEPLPARLDAWLLDGPARPEVRVPVEQDLALVRLLDAAVEHECVWLTDRTDYPGGRGVVQGYHPDTADPGSRRAVRWKATVRINGFDDDHGLRFRPEAEFPKGGSGSPVLDAHTGAVVGLLKSRRVGKDGGTAIAATALRRFGARYQQLMADHDRWHGQSPKITGHNWIERQHQLPGSGIHTGGDQWSPRDRREALSQLAAMTAPDGIRPVAALARKARGDIPPPPGQLPPYTWRDGHGLLYEAGQPVAAIAALHYLQLVAEYERLRGGDPTALVGWVAQRLQEVPRIVHTVVTQATLPPALRHVPAPLGQRPAVARYPRVGDGRAVVVVELEPVIDARAPRFYWRIRVDDGHGVDEPLHEEQHGDGVPPERLIQRLRTPLAEIFATVDAPGAPAPLEVALPADRFDTAVHRWQLTEMARLHYPAQVGVRRTVVLRDISRRGDPDERWRQRWEALERAGTPTAHRTPPVRQVPRARHFDALAPSAVPVLCRPVGSGVGRRAIGLALTAGYGIALWHTDGHPEYGCTETCDRFHDGAALLLAQAGDAHELPERLRRLRDDISGSRNSRHWAEGAAMLYDDPGRPLPADEGDPLDSP
- a CDS encoding AAA family ATPase; protein product: MDDWLIYRGTGAPDPDRIASLPPPPPWRAFCGEPLPDAAPPIEASSLRRLGNRIETPPAQDAEALQLINAALYLRRPLLVTGEPGSGKSTLAHSIAYELGLGRVLQWPIVSRTELTDGLYTYDAIGRLHDAQLAERHDPSHSDDIGRYIRLGPLGTALLPATRPRVLLIDELDKSDIDLPNDLLNVVEEGEFALPELERIADRPGHDEVRVLTDDGRRVPVHGGRVRCHAFPLVVMTSNGERDFPAPLLRRCIRLHLDPPRDERLAAMVQAHFGSGSDERNLDLIGHFTSEDGDGELRPTDQLLNAIYLTQHTVRTEPGRREEIADLLMRPLDTRHG